The Castanea sativa cultivar Marrone di Chiusa Pesio chromosome 11, ASM4071231v1 genome contains a region encoding:
- the LOC142616224 gene encoding helicase sen1-like: MNFLSEETHADLLSSMPTVSQAPTHAIFSVRQTVKCIPPKDLFFHVTLESVKKFENHGVRYEPEVRDIIAITGLRPKCIADLERPNRPYLVAFVLSVRYKRFLTILSSKPILFEHGKNKKRQTLYAVPLINMTTNILIWRALNSKLEGGNLNIIQSVLQSSSMVKILVISYFIWMLQIVLPSLLKKIAALPLQLLVPESALLIYASQMDAILCCLVTSECNHQNTVKLIWGPPGTGKTQTVGVLLFSLLRMKCKTLTCAPTKTAVLEVTHRLLKNVTESLEYDTYGLGDVVLFGNGKRMKILDHYNLLNIFLDNRRLKYRNVNLCTHLPTSFISLEVVKKMKLALDLLTSLEKLFCNVTVADKGIEQVSEENNQRFGHLMKSSFLRGFPVPDFRYEWEIKKFCLENSCLYFCTVSSFAKLHEVKTQLEVLVIDEAAQIKECESTIPLQLPSHRLAILIGDERPLPVMVKSKVSEEAEFGRSLFQRLVLLGKYKNLLYVQHRMHPSISLFPNRVFYENQILYGPNIKERRYERRFLQGNLFGYSHSLKNMVEVAVVSEIVPSLFKESVRTKKKVKVGIISPYKAQVYAIGEKVKNDSADSNDDFSISVRSVDGFQGGEEDVIIISTVICNMNGAVGFLENCQRANVALTRARHCLWVLGNEATLTKSCTIWKELVIDAKKRGRFYNADVDKSLAQAITIASVEHNQIHILLYMDSFLFKEAKWKVSFSNDFLKSMLRVKNAETCKQVLTLLENLASGWH, translated from the exons ATGAATTTCTTATCAGAAGAAACTCATGCTGACTTGTTGTCAAGCATGCCAACAGTATCCCAAGCACCTACACATGCAATATTTTCTGTCAGGCAAACTGTGAAATGTATACCACCCAAAGACCTCTTTTTCCATGTTACACTTGAAAGTGTGAAAAAATTTGAGAATCATGGTGTGAGATATGAACCTGAAGTCAGAGACATCATTGCCATAACAGGTTTAAGACCAAAATGCATTGCTGATTTAGAAAGACCAAACAGGCCCTATCTTGTTGCTTTTGTTCTGAGCGTGAGATACAAAAGATTTCTGACAATATTATCCTCAAAGCCTATCTTGTTTGAACATGGCAAGAACAAGAAGAGACAGACTCTTTATGCAGTTCCCTTAATAAACATGACCACAAATATTCTTATATGGAGGGCCTTGAACTCTAAGTTGGAAGGTGGGAACTTAAACATCATTCAGAGTGTGCTGCAATCTAGTTCTATGGtaaaaattttggtaatttctTATTTCATATg GATGCTACAAATTGTACTACCTTCCTTATTGAAGAAAATTGCAGCGCTGCCTTTGCAGCTATTAGTTCCAGAATCTGCTCTTCTGATTTATGCCTCCCAAATGGATGCAATTCTTTGCTGTTTGGTAACTAGCGAATGCAATCATCAGAATACAGTCAAACTAATATGGGGCCCTCCAGGAACTGGGAAAACCCAGACAGTTGGTGTGCTCTTATTCTCTCTGCTTAGAATGAAATGCAAAACACTTACATGTGCCCCAACTAAAACTGCTGTTTTGGAAGTGACACACAGGCTTCTAAAGAATGTGACAGAGTCACTTGAATATGATACTTATGGTCTTGGAGATGTGGTTTTATTTGGAAATGGGAAGCGAATGAAGATTCTTGATCACTATAATCTCCTCAATATATTCCTTGATAATCGA CGTTTGAAGTATCGTAATGTAAATTTGTGTACACACTTACCaacttcttttatttcattAGAAGTGGTAAAGAAGATGAAGTTAGCTCTTGATTTGCTCACATCTCTAGAAAAATTGTTTTGTAATGTTACTGTTGCTGACAAAGGAATAGAGCAAGTCTCTGAAGAAAATAATCAAAGATTTGGTCACTTGATGAAATCTAGTTTTCTGAGAGGATTCCCTGTTCCAGATTTTAGATATGAGTGGGAGATTAAAAAATTCTGCCTAGAAAATTCATGTCTATATTTCTGCACTGTATCAAGCTTTGCTAAATTGCATGAAGTAAAGACTCAATTGGAAGTACTGGTTATAGATGAAGCTGCTCAGATTAAGGAATGTGAATCCACCATTCCTTTACAACTTCCCAGCCACCGCCTCGCTATTCTCATTGGGGATGAGCGACCACTTCCTGTGATGGTTAAAAGCAAG GTTTCTGAGGAAGCTGAATTTGGAAGAAGTTTGTTCCAAAGGCTGGTATTGctaggaaaatataaaaaccttCTTTATGTCCAGCATAGGATGCATCCATCCATAAGCTTATTTCCAAATAGGGTGTtctatgaaaatcagattttgtATGGCCCCaatatcaaagaaagaaggTATGAGAGGCGTTTCCTTCAAGGAAATTTGTTTGGTTACAGCCATAGTCTCAAAAATATGGTTGAGGTTGCTGTAGTGTCTGAGATAGTTCCAAGCCTTTTCAAAG AATCCGTTCGCACAAAGAAGAAAGTTAAAGTTGGTATCATCTCACCATACAAGGCACAGGTCTATGCAATTGGGGAGAAGGTGAAAAACGACAGTGCTGATTCTAATGATGACTTCTCCATTAGTGTTCGCTCTGTTGATGGTTTCCAGGGTGGTGAGGAGGATGTGATAATTATCTCAACTGTCATATGTAATATGAATGGAGCAGTTggttttcttgaaaattgtcaAAGAGCAAATGTGGCACTAACCCGTGCAAG GCATTGCCTTTGGGTATTGGGAAATGAAGCAACTTTAACTAAAAGTTGCACTATTTGGAAGGAATTAGTCATTGATGCCAAGAAAAGGGGGCGTTTCTACAATGCTGATGTAGACAAGAGCTTGGCTCAGGCTATTACGATTGCCTCAGTTGAGCATAACCAAATACACATTTTACTTTACATGGATTCCTTTCTGTTCAAAGAGGCCAAATGGAAG gtCTCTTTCAGtaatgattttttgaaatccaTGTTGAGAGTGAAAAACGCCGAGACTTGTAAACAAGTGCTTACTTTATTGGAAAATCTAGCAAGTGGTTGGCATTAA